The segment GACAAACGTCCACCCTGTACTGCCGGGAAGGACCAGCGTCCACCCTGTAAGGCTGGGGGGATCAGCGTCCACCCTGTAAGGCTGGGGGGATCAGTGTCCACCCTGTACGGCCGGGAGGGATCAGCATCTGTCTCCTAAGCAGCTCAGGACGGTTCCCATGGTGATACTGTGGGGCTCCCGCCTATCCCGGGGTTTCCCCGCCCCTGTTGGGAGCGCACCCGGGAAAGCCATCCTTGTGCAGCCTCAGCTCAGAGCGTCACCAGGGGGACGccggcccccacccctcctgcgaAACAGACTGAGCACGGGGCGGAGTGGCTACACGCTTGCGGGGGTGAAATGAGCTCGCGGAGAAGCAAGTGGGGGCGTGGTCTCCCCCAGGTGACCTTGCTGCCCTCTCCTGGCCACCAGAGGACCTGAACGGGAGCAGGCTCCCCGCAGTCCCGCACGCTGCCAGGAGGGGGCAGTGCAGCCCCGCGCACGAGGCCTGAGCGAGCTCCCCGGACCTCCCCATCCCAGCCACCCGCAGCCCGCTGCTTCCCCCTGGGGCAGGGGTCCCCTGCAGATGGGGGTCCCCGCCCCAAACGGCTCTGATCACACACAGGAGCTGCAGACGGCGCCCCCCTGGACCCAGCCTGTGGCGTTGCCGTTAGGACGAGGGCTCAGGAGGGGCCTGGACCCCCCAGCACCAGCCCAGAGGCAGCGAGTCCCCGAGACCCCCAGCCGGCTGGCGCTGGCGAGCCCCCGGCTGACCGGCCGCGTCCCTGTGTCCCCTGTGTCCCGCAGGCTGCAGAGCGGGATGAACCTGCAGATCTGCTTCGTCAACGACAGCAGCAGCGACAAGGACAGTGATGCGGACGACAGCAAGACGGAGACCAGCGTGGACACGCCCCTGTCCCCCATGGTGAGTGGACACCCCCGTCCCCAGGGTGAGTGGACACACCCCCGTCCCCTAGGGTGAGTGGACACGCCCCATCCCCCAGGGTGAGTGGACATGCCCCCGTCCCCCAGGGTGAGTGGACACCCCGTCCCCCagggtgagtggacactcccgtccCCCAGGGTGAGTGGACACGCCCCCGTCCCCCAGGGTGAGTGGACATGCCCCATCCCCATGGTGAGTGGACACCCCCGTCCCCGTCCCCAGGGTGAGTGGACACCCCGTCCCCGGGGTGAGTGGACACGCCCCGTCCCCCAGGGTCAGTCCCCCCGGACACAGCCCATCCCCCAAGGAGGGCCGTGAGTGGAGACGACTCCCTGGTGGGGCACTGAGTCCTCCATCCCCGGCCTGCCCCCCCGCCGCTGGCCCCCGCGGGCCCCCGGGAGGCCGGGtgtggcccggcccggcccgtgcTGAGGGCTGCTCTCTCTCCTCCGCAGAGCAAACAGAGCTCTTCCTATTCCGATAGAGACACGACGGAGGACGACTCGGAGCCACTGGACGACATGGACTTCCTCAGCCGGCAGAAGAAGCTGCGCGCCGAGGCCAAGATGGCCCTGGCCATGGCCAAGCCCATGGCCAAGATGCAGGTGGAGGTGGAGAAGCAGAACCGGAAGAAGTCCCCCGTGGCCGACCTCGTAAGCCGCAGCTGGGCCGGGCCGCACGGTGCCTTCCTCTGGCCGAGGCCGACCCCCGAGCAGCGCCCCCTGCCCCGACGCACCCCTGCCGGCGCCCCCAGCAGCTGGGTTTAACACGTGCCCCCACAGCCCGCCCTGCAGTGTGGCTGGTTGACACCCCACCCGCCTAAGCCCGGCGTCCACGCTCGGCGAGGGCCCAGTGTCCCGTTGGTCGGAGCCTGGGCTTGGCAGttcccccagctctgcagggctgTGGGCTGCAGAGTACTCACGGTTGGACTGTTTTCTCACCTGTGAAATGGGCTTcaccgtcccctcccccacccccctagtCAGGGCCGGGGAGCGAGCGAATTCAGAGCACTCAGGTCCCAGCTGAAAGACCCTCCCCTGCGCCCGTGGGGGCCCGTCCCGCCCACCGTGCCTGTCGTCTGTCCCCCGCAGCTGCCGCACCTGCCACACATCAGCGAGTGCCTGATGAAGCGCAGCCTGAAGCCCGCTGACCTGCGGGGCATGaccctgggccagctgcaggTGATCGTCAACGACCTGCACTCGCAGATCGAGAgtgagtggggggcagggcgggggggcggggggctcgccCAGGCTCTCGCCGGCACGGAAAGGTCCGGAACCTTTGCCAGGTTCTGAGCACTAAGTGCCCACAGGTCCCTTGATTTCATTTTGGTGCATTGACCTTAggcccacgcccagcagtgctcggggctgctcccgattcagtgctcaggcctcaaaCCTGAGACTCTGcccctggggctctctctgcGTTCAGTCTCGCCGTGCAGTGCGGGCCGGAGACCCTGTCCCTAGAGCTCAGCCGTCCACATCTGGGACAGGGCTAGACCCTCGGCTCCCGGGGGACTGCCCTGCAGGGAAACGGCTCCAGAAGTTTCCACCAGCTCCTGGGCCAACCCCTGCTCCGCACAAGCCCCTCCTCCGTCTGACgcccctgtgcatcagcagggCGAATCCTGAGGCTGAACCCCGTGGGGTGGAGGCGTGGGTGCAGGCACGGGCGCGGGTATGGAGGGTGTGCGTGGCATGGGTGTGGGAGTGGGTCTGAGTGTGGGCACGGGTGCAAGTGCAGGTGTGGGTGCGGGGAAGCTGTTGTGCAGGTGGGTGTGGGCGCGGGTGCGGGGTAGCTGTCCCGGGGCGCAGTGCCCGGCTCACGGCACGTGCCCTGGCAGGCCTGAACGAGGAGCTGGTGCAGCTGCTGCTGGTGCGGGACGAGCTCCACACGGAGCAGGACGCCATGCTGGTGGACATCGAGGACCTGACCAGGTCGGTGGCCTgcgggagctggggtggggcccCGCCGCCTCAGGGTGCCCAGGCCGGGTCAGCTGGCGCGTCCCGGGGCCTGTGCCCAGGTCTGGACTCAGCCTTATCCCGGGAAGGGGCACTGGGCCTGTCCCGGGGGCGGGAAAAGGGCCGTGCCGACACGGCGAGGTCTTCTGGGACCGCTTTGCGTGTGTCCCTGCATGTTTCCCTGTGCGTGTGTCCCTGTGCGTGTGTCCCTGCGTGTGTCCCTGCGTGTGTCCCTGCGTGTGTCCCTGTGCGTGTGTCCCTGCGCGTGTCCCTGCGTGTGTCCCTGCGTGTGTCCCTGCATGTGTCCCTGCGTGTTTCCCTGTGCGTGTGTCCCTGCGCGTGTCCCTGCGCGTGTCCCTGCGTGTGTCCCTGTGCGTGTGTCCCTGCGCatgtccctgtgtgtgtccctgcgtgtgtccctgtgcgtgtgtccctgcgtgtgtccctgcgtgtgtccctgtgtgtgtccctgcgtgtgtccctgcgtgtgtccctgtgtgtgtccctgcGTGTGTCCCTGCGTGTTTCCCTGTGCGTGTGTCCCTGTGCGTGTGTCCCTGCGTGTGTCCCTGCGTGTTTCCCTGTGCGTGTGTCCCTGCGCGTGTCCCTGCGTGTGTCCCTGCGTGTGTCCCTGCGTGTTTCCCTGTGCGTGTGTCCCTGCGCGTGTCCCTGCGCGTGTCCCTGCATGTTTCCCTGTGCGTGTGTCCCTGTGCGTGTGTCCCTGCGTGTGTCCCTGCGTGTGTCCCTGTGCGTGTGTCCCTGCGCGTGTCCCTGCGTGTGTCCCTGCGTGTGTCCCTGCGTGTTTCCCTGTGCGTGTGTCCCTGCGCGTGTCCCTGCGCGTGTCCCTGCGTGTGTCCCTGTGCGTGTGTCCCTGCGCatgtccctgtgtgtgtccctgcGTGTGTCCCTGTGCATGTGTCCCTGCGTGTGTCCCtgcgtgtgtccctgtgtgtgtccctgcgtgtgtccctgcgtgtgtccctgtgtgtgtccctgcGTGTGTCCCTGCGTGTTTCCCTGTGCGTGTGTCCCTGTGCGTGTGTCCCTGCGTGTGTCCCTGcgcgtgtccctgtgtgtgtccctgcGTGTGTCCCTGCATGTGTCCCTGCGTGTTTCCCTGTGCGTGTGTCCCTGCGCGTGTCCCTGCGTGTGTCCCTGCGTGTGTCCCTGCGTGTGTCCCTGCGTGTTTCCCTGTGCGTGTGTCCCTGCGCGTGTCCCTGCGCGTGTCCCTGCGTGTGTCCCTGTGCGTGTGTCCCTGCGTGTGTCCCTGCGCGTGTGTCCCTGCGTGTGTCCCTGCGTGTGTCCCTGCGTGTGTCCCTGCGTGTGTCCCTGCGTGTTTCCCTGTGCGTGTGTCCTTGCGTGTTTCCCTGTGCGTGTGTCCCTGCGCGTGTCCCTGCGTGTGTCCCTGTGCGTGTGTCCCTGCGCatgtccctgtgtgtgtcctTGCGTGTGTCCCTGCACGTGTGTCCCTGTGCGTGTGTCCTTGCGTGTGTCCCTGCACGTGTGTCCCTGTGCGTGTGTCCCttcgtgtgtccctgtgtgtgtccctgcgtgtgtccctgtgtgtgtccctgtgcgtGTGTCCTTGCATGTGTCCCTGCACGTGTGTCCCTGTGCGTGTGTCCCTGTGCCGTCCCTCAGCGTACGTGGTGAAGATGCCGCCCGCCGCCCCACGGCCCCCCGGAAGGGGACGCCCTCTGCCCCCCAGGCCCAGCTGAGCCGCAGCTGCTCTTGGCACAGAAGCCCAGACCCCAGCCCAGACGAAGCCCCAGCGCTCAGAGCCCACCCGCGGCCGCCCACGGGGCACCTGACAAGGCCCAGGCCTCAAGGGGCCGAGCAGAGCCCCTCCCCCGGCATCGCCTCCTGCTCTCCCGTGCCTCCAGCCCTGTTCCCCGTCTGGGCTCCGGCAGGCCCCTCGATGCTGGGGGGGCTCCGAGGGTCATGTGGTATGTCCTGTACAGGTCCTACAGCGTGGGGCCAGCCCGGCATCCACGCCTCACCCTCGGGGCGCTGCtctgcgtgcgtgtgtgtgtgtgtgtgtgtgtgtgtgtgtgtatgtgtgcatgtttgtgtgtgcgtgtgtctttgtgtgtgcgcacgtgtgtgtgtatgtgtgtgtgtgtctg is part of the Sorex araneus isolate mSorAra2 chromosome 2, mSorAra2.pri, whole genome shotgun sequence genome and harbors:
- the SCHIP1 gene encoding schwannomin-interacting protein 1 isoform X4, translated to MVHQENCSYQAQKNERESIRQKLALGSFFDDGPGIYTSCSKSGKPSLSSRLQSGMNLQICFVNDSSSDKDSDADDSKTETSVDTPLSPMSKQSSSYSDRDTTEDDSEPLDDMDFLSRQKKLRAEAKMALAMAKPMAKMQVEVEKQNRKKSPVADLLPHLPHISECLMKRSLKPADLRGMTLGQLQVIVNDLHSQIESLNEELVQLLLVRDELHTEQDAMLVDIEDLTRHAESQQRQLAEKMPSK